The following proteins are encoded in a genomic region of Clostridia bacterium:
- a CDS encoding PhoH family protein: MPNLTKTAEVRLLVGTNGEAASLFGNQDENLRFLQEHLDAHISGRGNEIVISGGHAEVALAETVFKQLIDLARSGNDIDIPTINYVLKVTEKQETKDARLAASLSEVFYVTPRGKQIRAKTLGQKRYLRAMGENDIVFAIGPAGTGKTYLAVVMAVSALKNKEISRIILARPAVEAGEKLGFLPGDLQEKVNPYLRPLYDSIYDILGLEVAQRYMEKGIIEVAPLAYMRGRTLDDAFVILDEAQNTSPEQMKMFLTRLGFGSKAVITGDVTQIDLPRESLSGLVEIQKILRGIKGISFQYLTQADVVRHPLVQKIIEAYERYEQREQELEGHGT; encoded by the coding sequence ATGCCGAATTTGACCAAAACGGCCGAGGTTCGGTTGCTGGTGGGAACCAACGGCGAGGCAGCTAGCCTTTTTGGCAACCAGGATGAGAATCTCCGTTTTTTGCAGGAGCACTTGGACGCCCACATTAGCGGCCGGGGCAACGAAATCGTGATTTCCGGCGGTCATGCCGAGGTTGCCTTAGCCGAGACCGTCTTTAAGCAGCTAATCGATTTGGCCCGCTCTGGGAACGACATTGATATTCCTACCATTAATTATGTTCTTAAAGTAACCGAGAAGCAGGAAACGAAAGATGCTCGCTTAGCGGCATCGTTAAGCGAAGTCTTTTATGTTACCCCCCGCGGTAAGCAGATTCGCGCCAAGACATTGGGGCAGAAGCGTTATTTACGGGCCATGGGCGAGAATGATATCGTCTTTGCCATTGGGCCTGCTGGCACCGGCAAGACTTATCTGGCTGTGGTAATGGCGGTGAGCGCCCTCAAGAACAAAGAAATCAGCCGTATTATCCTGGCCCGGCCCGCAGTGGAGGCGGGGGAAAAGCTGGGATTCTTGCCCGGAGACTTACAGGAAAAAGTCAACCCTTATCTTCGACCCTTGTATGATAGTATTTACGATATCTTGGGCCTAGAAGTAGCCCAGCGATACATGGAAAAGGGCATAATCGAAGTGGCGCCGTTGGCCTACATGCGGGGCCGGACTTTAGACGATGCTTTTGTCATCCTTGATGAAGCTCAAAATACCAGCCCGGAGCAAATGAAAATGTTCCTCACCCGGCTAGGGTTTGGCTCCAAGGCGGTAATCACTGGCGATGTCACCCAGATCGATCTACCTCGGGAAAGTTTGTCTGGACTGGTGGAAATTCAGAAGATCCTTAGGGGTATCAAGGGTATTTCTTTCCAATACCTCACTCAGGCCGACGTGGTGAGGCACCCGTTGGTGCAAAAGATTATAGAGGCTTACGAACGATATGAGCAAAGGGAACAGGAGCTCGAAGGCCATGGTACCTAA
- the yqfD gene encoding sporulation protein YqfD, protein MPRVPWGDFVQGYVEITACGKNLGQFLNSALASRIPLGDVTMGEKWLKARTTIPGFKSLRPLARATHSRVRIRRKVGLPFWLYRLRRRPMLAWGAIGFVLGLYFLSSWVWVVSVYTEKGPHRLHYQQILEIARSQNLRPGVPKSAVNWELVKQKLALLPQVSWVEIEIQGSRALIRIAEKTLPTPSEQEARQPAHVVAAKDAIIEEMLVLSGHPLVKVGDTVHRGQVLVSGELPQETAPETEPGSPKPPVEAGTPLYVHARAIVRGRVEYRGKATASLVEGRFLPTGRKKSAISLAVGSSEVVIGPKSSPFSQVEVVKQPVLPAWVSQYLPMSINRIIYREVEPYRHVLTPSQAKERARLAARRQVEAMLPSHYRLVCESIRDLDQAELEPGQVGVEVQVVVIEDIAASQLLPYPKEANPQPQPQAQPSR, encoded by the coding sequence ATGCCAAGGGTACCATGGGGCGATTTCGTTCAGGGCTACGTGGAAATAACTGCCTGCGGCAAAAACCTTGGGCAGTTCTTGAATTCGGCCTTGGCCTCTCGTATCCCTTTGGGCGATGTGACTATGGGGGAAAAATGGCTTAAGGCGCGCACTACTATTCCCGGCTTTAAAAGCCTCCGGCCCCTGGCTCGGGCTACCCATAGCCGGGTGCGCATCCGGCGCAAGGTAGGCCTGCCTTTTTGGCTGTACCGGTTGCGCCGTCGGCCTATGCTAGCTTGGGGAGCCATCGGTTTTGTGCTGGGCCTTTATTTTCTTTCCTCTTGGGTTTGGGTGGTGAGTGTTTACACCGAAAAAGGACCCCACCGCCTTCATTACCAACAGATCTTGGAAATTGCTCGCAGCCAGAACCTAAGGCCGGGGGTGCCCAAAAGCGCGGTCAACTGGGAGCTGGTCAAACAGAAGCTGGCTCTCCTTCCCCAGGTCTCCTGGGTGGAAATAGAGATCCAGGGCAGCCGGGCTCTGATTCGCATTGCCGAAAAGACTCTGCCCACTCCTAGCGAGCAAGAAGCTCGCCAACCCGCCCATGTGGTAGCGGCTAAGGATGCCATTATTGAGGAGATGCTGGTGCTTTCCGGCCACCCGCTGGTGAAGGTAGGTGACACGGTGCACCGGGGGCAGGTTCTGGTTTCTGGGGAACTGCCGCAAGAAACGGCGCCCGAAACCGAGCCCGGTTCGCCCAAACCTCCAGTGGAAGCTGGTACCCCCCTTTACGTCCATGCCCGGGCCATAGTTCGAGGCCGAGTTGAGTACCGAGGTAAGGCCACGGCCTCGCTGGTGGAAGGCCGTTTCCTTCCCACCGGCCGAAAAAAGAGCGCCATTTCCCTGGCGGTAGGATCCTCGGAGGTAGTGATTGGCCCCAAGTCCTCACCCTTTAGCCAGGTGGAGGTGGTGAAGCAGCCGGTGTTGCCCGCCTGGGTTTCCCAATATCTCCCTATGTCCATCAATAGGATAATCTACCGGGAGGTCGAGCCTTACCGGCACGTCCTCACTCCCTCCCAAGCCAAGGAAAGAGCCCGCCTGGCTGCTCGCCGACAGGTGGAGGCCATGCTGCCATCCCATTACCGTCTGGTTTGCGAGTCCATCCGCGACCTCGACCAGGCAGAGCTAGAGCCCGGCCAAGTGGGAGTGGAAGTACAGGTGGTGGTGATCGAGGATATCGCCGCTAGCCAGCTCCTACCTTACCCCAAGGAGGCCAATCCCCAACCCCAACCCCAAGCCCAACCTTCCCGCTAA
- the yqfC gene encoding sporulation protein YqfC, which produces MPKDILLNLSRIVVIGDHQLFIENHQGITEFTPQRVRVQASPRAITITGDNLALRNISGEEIALEGKILTIALGDLR; this is translated from the coding sequence ATGCCCAAGGATATACTGCTCAATTTGTCCCGGATAGTGGTGATCGGTGACCACCAGCTCTTTATTGAAAATCACCAAGGCATAACTGAGTTTACCCCCCAGAGGGTAAGGGTGCAGGCTAGCCCCAGGGCCATCACTATCACCGGGGATAATCTGGCTTTGCGCAACATCAGCGGCGAGGAGATCGCCCTGGAGGGCAAGATTCTGACCATCGCGTTGGGGGACCTGCGCTAA